The region CCTGACTAGCTCTCATTGCCTCGCAGCGACTGTGAAAAACAAGAGCTCTTAATCTGCTTTCACGCTCTCGCTGAGTCAAACTGAGGGAGTGACGGGACTCTTACTTTACAGACAGAATGAGGTGAGGCTTCCAGGCACAGGCTTAATGAAGACATCAAAGCTGACTTGATGGGATAATTATGACAGAAAAGCAAGGGGACTTGGAGGGGAGCATGCAATGCTCTTTGCAAAAATTTAAACCATTTCACAATCTTATCTGCGAGCTCTTTGGCTCTGCTATATAATTGCTAAAAAAGCATATGTGGCGAATAGGAGCCctttaaaagtctttatttttattaatgaatgGCATGGAAGCTGATGGAGATAAATGCAGTGGAGCTATTCTGAGCAAATACAGCAGAATAAAAGATATCTCAGAATTTCAACTTAGTAGTCAACATCAAGTCAATTATGTGACATATTCCACTAAAACATCTGGAGCGAAAAACTAGTTTGATAACCAAATAGCCTCTGATTGGTCAATTGGAATGATACAGATTATCAATAGCAGAAACAAAGGGTTTTCATACTGTTATCAAAGGCAGATTTATTGATCTAAGAACAACCAACATTCTTAAACTGTGTGATGTAAATGTTACGTTAGGCATCAGTTTGCAAGTTTAACCTTTTGTATAGAATAAAAACCCAGAAGAAAAGGCAGCAAATGTTACCATGGCCAGTTGCCGTCCGATGTTGCCCACAGTGACACCGCCTGAGAAGAATATGCAGGGGAGCCAGGAGCGCACATACAGGAAGTCTGGAGATGTGTACCTGAAAAAGAGGACACGAATAAAGCGGATTATTAAATAACTGTTAAGGTTTTTAGAATAACTAATTTATAACTGAGCAGTTCTGGatttgaaatgcatttaaattgcAGTAAAACGGTTCATAGAACTACAATGCCTCCTACAGTTtaagtttcagaaaatgttgttGGTGGAGGATTTTAGTTAATGATTGAAACCCCTGAGGCTAAACGTTGTTATATAtgcacttttacaaatttacagAGGGGCTGGAAAATACTTaagtcagaagtttgattttaatGACATAGACACATAGTTTTAAGTCAGTTTCACTAGCAGATTTCTTTTGAAGATGTGCAGGAAAGGCATGGATGTCAGGTGATAAGTTCCTTTATGGCTTTATTGCTCCTCTTCATTATGGGATTTGTAGTCTTGTCACGCCATGGTGTATGTGGgtgtatattatatattgagAAGGTTAATAAGAGAACATGTAGTTTAAAAAGTATACTATAAAGTAAACTATATATACAATTTTACTGTCAGCTTAAATCCCCCAAGAGCCAGGTTTCCTGTCTTTGGACCAACACGTACAACACTGTGAGCGAAAACTGTTTGACTCACTGATAAACTCCGTTGTAGACCAGCAGCTGTGTGATGACGGTAGCCAGGAAGGCGGTGGTGATGCCCAAGCCAAAGCCACTTCTGGAGCGGTCAAACGTCCACCACAGGCCCAAAGATAAGGCGGCCAGGGTCAGGGAGAGCTGCACATTGTTAGCGAAATCTAGTTTCTGGGTTAGAGTAAGTTAAGGGCAAAGTCAAACAGATTGACATCAGAACAGGAGGATGTGTAGGACTGTGATCTCAAGCAAATATTTGTCTGACCGATTGTGACTGAGTTCCATCaataacaaatgtaaaagtCGGTCATTGTGTCCAAACCGTGTCCTGTGGAGGAATTTACAACTCTGAGAAGAACTTGGTTTAGGAATCAGCCCTTTGAGAAAGGATACAACACTTGCGTGGTTGATTCCGACAAACACTGCGATACATCTCATTACACTGGCCCACTCTCTCTTGAACTTGTGAGGCTCCCCCAAATGGCTGTCGAGGCAGGGATAGAGAAGGCCGATAacagctgcaacaaaaaaagaggaacaaacagACCTGAATTATACAAGACAAGCACAAAATTGTGTGACCCGAAGTGGACCAATCCTGACAAAGCTGTGAAAGATTATCTGCTGAACATGAGTTTTTATACTTGGTGACTCATTTGCACTCATGCAGGGTACTGTGAAAGTATTCAAATCCTTTaacttttatattattatattacagcctgtaatgtattttattaagattttattacaAAGATCCAATACAAATTAGAggataattgtgaagtggaagggaTACAAGACCTAGTTTtccaaaatatctgaaatatctGGACTTCAATACCTTCCTTCATTTGTGAGATCCCTTTACAATGCATTGAAATTTGTAGCTAAAATGTGCCAAAAATATCAAGTTTGAACTTCACAGTTTTTGTGgttaaaaactgattaaaattcatttcagaataaatattaaCCCTTCCTTAccttatatttaaaacattgatcttaagctaaaaaaaaataatcaacaaaataCATACACACCATTTTAAGTATagtaaaaagacacaaattatTAAATGACAGAAttgagaaaagaataaaatacacaaggaagaaagtgaggaaagaaaaaaaaaggacaaaatgaaagCAGGAAGCAAGTACAACTTTTAAACAACACTATCGGAACTCACACGAAGTAAACAACACGTGAAATAAACACAATACTTGATAATAACCTTTTACAGCCTGGAAGacttaacatttattaaaatagaaatgtgtagataaaatatgttaaggaaaatttgtttaatttaatcctgcttgttattttaaattacataaCCCCATGTATAACTGCTTaaatggcttttatttaattcaatgcATTACACAGCAGCTGCCTTTTCCTCTAATTTTGtgaaaggaaatacaaaaatcGCTTTCAAGGAActataaagttaaataaaagacaaaaaaaaaatcaacatcattttttgtttcatttctctttCTGCCTCGCAGCACATGGGGGGAGGAGCCAAACACGGATGTGTCCGGGGTTTTCAGGGAGGCTCTTCAACTCACCCGTTATGACATCAACCAATGAGCGCATACCTCACGTAGTGTGTAGCCAATCAGAAGGTAGGCATCTCTATTACGTGTCTATACTCAGGTTTTTTGATAACAAGCTGGCTGACATACCAAATTTAGACTGTAGCTTGTGAATTATAATCTTATGTACCTGCAAGGAAATGAACAACAGAAAGAAGCGCCCTACTTGCTCAATACattattagtttttcttcaTGAATAAAGGCTAATGTGTCATTTTGTCCCTAAGTTAGCAACCACTAACACACGGTAGGAAAGTGTTTTATAAAGTGAATGGCCACTCACCAGCTCCCGTCCCGCAGCATGGCGGGATCCACCAGGCAGATGACAACAGAGTTGTCATCACCTCTTCGGGAAACAGAGTGACATTTCTCTGTATCTGCAGCAAGTTGAGCACCAGCGCCAGAAATGCCCCCACTGTGAAGAGGACCAGACCCCTTCGGATGAGGTTGGCGGTGCGGACGTCGTGCAGGGAGCCGTAGGCGCTGCCAAGCATCGCGGTGATGATGGACATCATCTCTTCAGCTTTGGAAGCGAACCAGTTCGCTCCGGACGAATGCTTGGTTTCAGCCTTCGGTGAACAAGAGCAGCTCCAGCAGTGGTCCTCTAGTCTGGGCATTTGGCACTTTTGCTCTATTTGTCATAAATAGACAGATAAGTTTTATTAGGGtgatgctggaaaaaaaaaaggtgtgaaGTGAGACGAGTCAGGATTCTGGCCCCCTTACCTTGCTCTCTAGACGGTTTCAGAGTCTGATTCAAACAGAAACCTCCACGCCTGCTCATGCAGCCAGGATTCCTCCCGCTTTATTTTCCTGCTCCCTACGACAGTCACACGAATGACGTTGTTTTGTTCATATCTACTTCGGTAAACACACCGTGTTGCTTCATTCAGCGAGTAAAGAAGGCTGATCGTACCAACAAGaacagcagcttcctctgcagAAAACAATCTCAGCTGTGTCGGGTGAGAGTCGGCAGCCAATCGGAGCGCGGCGGCTGATATGACGTGACGCTTCTGCCCCGCCCCTTCGTCCGGTTCAGACAGATGCACAGAGATTAGGTGGTTCTGGGACAGAAGTGAAAGTAGAAACTGAGCAGTACTTCAAAACCTTGACTTCCCAAGAGAGATATTTCCAAGGCATTCATCAAAAACTTCACTGTGTTTCACAATCAGACGATAACCAGCAGGGTTCATTTTTACCTATTTAGTCGCagtttaatgacaaaaatatattggttccaatttagtcattttgtgtcattttttcccccctatgGGGTTTAATTCACTGTCACTGCccattttaagaaaacaattcCACATCGCAAAATCCAGATCATGTCTAAAAGTGCACCCAGCACTTTGCTGGTTGTGGGCCCATGTGGAAGTGGCACTGTGTTGCCTTATAAGGGCTGGGCTTCAGTGCCCCAGGAACCAGGACACTTATTTTGAACCACCTCCAGAGTGGTTCCCTAATTTCTTTACTCCAGATGAAGTACACCAGCTATCATAGTCTTTCTTCATCAAGAACGAAATCTTGAATTAGGGTCTGGAGTCCTCAACAGAATTACTAGGGTAATAGAGCTACCCAAACCACTCCAACCCTTTTGTGGTAACATGGATACACACATTTTCCTAAATACTCCCTGAAGGTTCTCTGAAGGATAGGTTCAACATCACAGTGTGACCTTCTGAAGTATCAGGTGATACATTCTTTTTGCAACTGTTATCTTCAAAGAACCTTCAGGGAAATGTTTCAAGAATGTTTCCCAAAAGTTACTGCAATTTTCTCAATGCAAcatcaaagtattttaaatgataatgtagctgaaaaaaatagatacaagaaaatatgtttaccAATCAGCTAATGATCCCGTTGGGATGGAGAAGGTGAAGAAATCCTTAGTTCTTACTTTAAACACAAACTTGCCAGGTTAGCGCTCATGTCATTCACAGGTACTCTTATATATAGGCGGGCACTGGTTAATGGGGTTAGTGgcacagctttttttcttctctgttttccaCATGGTGCAGGAGTTGTTGAACTTTGGGTCAGTCTGCAGGAGGTGTGGCTTAGGGGTGTGTGGAGTTCTATCACGTCTGTCTATGATTTTGTTATTGGCATGAGGGTCAATGACCGCCATCTCGATCGACAACAACACAGATACGTGTTTTAATGTACCTACCCTCCTCCAGAGGCAGCAgaacagcaaacacacactctcTGCTAAAATCAACCAGACAACACGTACATGCACAGATATTTCTTTGCCTGTAGATGTGTGTATTATATGTAACACTGATATTAATATgctaaaaaaacatatttagataaatacaaTCCTCACTTCTTTGATGATGTCCTGTCAATTGACTATCCAGGTGGATGTCaaattaatgattaaaaaataatccaaattttTTCATCCTAGCTTTTTgcactttatgaaaaaaaaatatgtatgtacaTCAGCAGAGTGGTAAGTCACTTTCTTTGACATATAGcaaaagaaatacacaaatacagagagcaaattattttagattgttGGTATATTTCTTATGGCTTCTCGTGTcttatgaaaatacatttgtgaaATATGCTTTTTTACTTTGGAGTCAAAACTAGTCTGGACACAGCAACGACTTTTATTCTCCCTTCAGGCCATTACGTGTCTATACTCAGGTTTTTTGATAACAAGCTGGCTGACATACCAAATTTAGACTGTAGCTTGTGAATTATAATCTTATGTACCTGCAAAGAAATGAACAGAAGGAAACGCCCTACTTGCTCaataaattattagtttttcttcaTGAATAAAGGCTAATGTGTCATTTTGTCCCTAAGTTAGCAACCACTAACACACGGTAGGAAAGTGTTTTATAAAGTGAATGGCCACTTTACAACAACAGAAGTacaatcttatttttattgatgtttctTTCATAGTTCCCCTATTAGGTGGCACATGAGACATAAGAGAAAGCAAGCAACCAGCAAATGAAATCacgaaatgaaaaaaaacaacaaaacaaaacaaaaaaaaaaacatgaagtcatTTTCTGACTCAGACCAATAATGCACAAGGGAAACTATTATTAGGTACAGCTTGCTAGTACTGGGTAGCTGCTGACTGCCGAGGCCACTGGAGCAGCTGTGCTGAAGAAACAAACTAGATGATTTGAGTTTTGTAACAAGATGGGTTGTCATCCTAAAAGTAGGCATTAGATGATGGATACATTACGGTTCCATTGGTTCCATTACATTGCTTCTTGATTTGAAAACCAGCAGGTGATCTTCATCATGTCTAGATGACTGAACACATTGACCTGGCTCAGTTGTGTTGAACAGTTGAACCTTTTAATCTTCCTGGCAGTGTAGAGGGCTTCTGAATTCAGTTTTTGAACCTTTTTACTTCTCTCTGCAAagataaaaatggtaaaaatggaAATCAGAAACACAATATGAATTATAAATACAAGGATCCCTGTTACATTTCTGGGACTTTTAATGTCAGGGTCAAATATCCCAAGCTGTAAATCAAATATAGGCCAATATATAAAAGCCAAAGCGTCCTACTTTGTGTTCCAACTGTGACATTATACATTTTGAAAGAtaaagcagcttcagaaggAATTTTTTCAAAGCATTACAGCTTCCCCAATACACATTCAAACTGACCGACTTTAAATTGGATTCACTTGAACAGAATGAGAAAAGCTGTTCTCTAAAAAGGCACCGATAACTGAGTGGTTaaatataaatgtcacagttgcACTCTGCCTGAGCCGTTTTACCATACTGAAGCAAACAAGTCAGGCATGGAAATATGTTGAGGTTGAAAAGTTAGCATTTGTCTCCCCAGTTTCATTTCTATGAGATGTCCTGATGTTGGCAgaaagcagaataaataaaccgTGCAATGGTgaagaaaattgttttctttttttttttttttaaccagaacaGGTCTCATTTTCTTTCAGGCCATAGCTTTGAAATATACTTGAATGTAAGATTACTAGTCTAGAGAATATTTGCAAGAACTGAATTAACATAGCAGTCCATATATAATGATATCAATCATATTACCACAACCCAAATTACAGGGAGGCCTGCGTTTAATGCCTATAAATCAGCATACTcaaaatttttcataaaaagagataaaaaaaaaagatagaataCAATGAATGATGTAGGAAGCTAGATTTGGCCTTTGGGATCCACAAGGTGCACAAAAGTTCTATAAGACCCCTGAAGTTCCACCACCACCAAAGTAGTCTAACAATAGTAGTCCTTTCTGCAGCAGGACTAAAGGCTTGTCTCAGGGAAGTGGAGTGTGTATGTTTCCcaaatgaatacatttctcTTAATGTAATTCTTTGCTATCCAGGTGCCTCAGGATAAAAGCCTACAGCAGAGAGTGTGTGTAGGTTTAAGAGTGTGCAGAGCTTTCCTCTTCTGCAGCAGGAACATGCTCAAAATTCGAGAAGGGATCCACAAACAACAGATGAACATGTTGAcattattcatttaaacataGTTTAATGATAAATGCAAACTAGAATTGTGCATGTCTTCAGCTCCTTGCCGATATTTATGTCCtcctttaaactttaaagattttgttgctacattttaaagtattttattggaatgttATGTGACATACCAAACGAATGGAAGGGAGCATAATTATAAAGTGGAAAGCAAATTATACATGTTTTTCTATaagctttcaaattaaaataaaaatgtaagtattCTGCCAATTACATGCAATACTCCTAAATAAAgtctaacagaaataaaaagaaaaataaattgagccCACTGGTGTGTGATTCAATCtcttttttggacttttttttggAGAACATTAATGAAGAAACAGCATTCTGTAGACCCAGAGACATACAAGAATCagagataaagttgtggagaaaatTGAAGCAGTCAGGTTGAAAAAGAATATCTGAAATCCATTTAATCCATCACCTGTCACTTAACCTGTCCACATAAACTGACAGAGTATTATTCAGAGAAAAAGCCCTGTGTAACTCGGGAGGATCTACACAGATTCATAGCTCAGAAGAAAGAGTCTGTTGACAAAGAATTATTCATGCACTTGccatatttgtcttttttagaTAGGTGGGGAAGAATACAGTGTTAAAAGAAAGTGATAAGTAGTCAGTTTGAAAGTTAGCCACAAATAGAAGAATGTGCTTTGGTCAGATATAGCCAAATTTGAACTTATATACCTACAACAGCATAATGCTATGTGTGTTGGAAAACCAACATTGTGTATCAAGCTGAACTCACCCTCTACTGTGAATCATTTGAGTGTAGGCATCGTGTCATCTTGTTGTCTGTCTCTTGTAGAGGCAGTGAAGctgaagctggtcagagttaagGGAAAGCTGGAGTAGCAAAATAGACGATgtacctgcagaaaaaaatgtttgatgccGAAAGATTGATGACAAAGGAACAAAAATTCATCTTCCAACAGGAGGATGACCCTAAAcccttttttcttccttaataATGTGTTTGGTTCTAGTGACCTGTGACTGAACCTATTTGTACCAAACCTTTGTAGCACACTCTTGTGGTACATATTGAGAGTATTTGTGTGTTGAACTGATGAAAGTAGTTCTTTGTTCTGGTAAATAACTGTAAAAAGCAGCATCATAAAAGAGTGGAGAGTACTCCCAGTTATGACTAATATCTGCTGTTTGCCAACATTGAAGTTTCCCATACAGCTATAGTAataacagagaaagaaagatgtTCCAAACCTAAGAATTAGATCAGCAGTTTTCAACAGATAAAAAGGTATGTAGGACCCTGAACTTTGAACTGTACCTGAAACAACATCAAGCTGAATGAACACATTACTGATACAGTGAAAAATAGACCAAAGCCGAAATGTAGTTTCCTACAGCATTCGTTATATTCgttatatatttcataaaatccaatgaaataaagtaaaatctcCAGCCACTTTTATATAGGCCTATCAATTGGTCTTATCAATTCAAGGGTACCAAACCCGCCACCTCCAGAGAATTGACTTTAGGGAGCTGTATAGAAATCCACTCcttacatttcagattttcatttgtgaaaaatctgaaaaaagtccaacatctttttattctttcaacTTCACAGACATGTTGAAAGAATAGGCATTTATTCTGTTCTTATTACataaaaccagaataaaaataattttgttttctggttctaGAGTGACAAAGCCGGAAAAGTTCaagggcatgaatacttttccaaTAACTGTAGATTATGTCTAGTGGCATCACTGATAGAACATGTGCAACAATGATGAGACGAAACACACGCATTATGTTAGCGAATGCTTTTCCCTAAACCATGAAAATGACTCGGCATATAGTTCTCAGCAACCAGCAGTGTTGGCGCTAGCGTCGGGGAGGTCTTCCTCGTATCTGGAGATAAAACAGGATGGCGTATGACACTTCAAATGAAGAGCAGATCAAGCATGTCACAGATTATGCCGTTAGACTCGGAGGGATTTTTCCAATGGGAAAGACGAGGAAGAAGCCTGCTGGAAGAGTTGGCAAATTAATCTATCAAACTCAAGCGTTTGACAATTTTCCCCCTCAATCCTCTGTGAAATTATGAAAGGAAACATCCTAATCCACCCTCACCAAGAGTTGATTAAGATGGAAACGGTTGCAGTTTCATCCTGTTTATTCCCTGCGCATGATGTGTCAGAAAATATGGCATTTATTCCTCTCTTAACACATTTTCTGGAACCCTTAATTCAGCATGAACCCATTGGTGATGATGCATTCATGTAAATATGACACATGGTTACAATATGTATGTATTTCTAAATGAACAATTAATTTCCCAAATATGATTcatccttttctcttttcccatGTAACAATATTTCACTGTATTGTGAGTAGTTGTCCAAATACCAGTCTTTTTTGTGTAGCTCTGCATCTCTTTCTGTGGCATAGAAGATAAAAGAGGAGTCATTGGGTAGAGAATGTATCAACCACCTTAACAAAGGTTGCCATAAAGGCCCAGCCTCAGCAGCTGGAGGGCGTGGCACTGCGATTCTATCTCCATATCCCTTTGTTCTGCGGTGCTCAGCTCTGAAATTGTTACAGTGCAGCTGAAATGCGGATCCTGCACACTTCCTGCTACAATGCTGTAGTGGGAAGAGAGAGGAAGTTGGGATGATAAGCAAATTCCTGATTCAGGAGATCTGCCCACATGCAGATTTTTCGGGGGAATTTTGAGTAGATATACTAAACTGTTTTAGGCGGTCATGCTGTAATGAAAGCAATGCGGATATAAGTAACATCTTTAAGACATatttcctgaaagaaaaaagtaagaagtaaatattcatttaatatattttttttattctgtcagacacaatatttgtgaaaatgtaagttttgatataatagtaaaaagaaaaccctgAAACATTTCTTGGTGTGTTCTTGACTCCTGGTTTTTGACTGAATTagcattttataaaatgttaaatttcactattttttttaatgtctattCAATTTCTctgatattgtttttgtttttgttttgtttctcaaacttaaaagagggtttttttttttacgtcttTGACTTTCCTAAAAGttgccattgtttttttcttgattcaTCAAGTTTCAGATTCTTTCTTCAGTGATGtgtcttttgttaaaaaattattttgtcatggTTTCTAAATTCTTGTTGTGTATCTTGAGTAATTATATACTCATGATTTAAATAATGTTCTTATAGtctaaaattctgaaaagtggcATATATGCCCCCAAATAATTGTTTAGAGTTATATTGATTTGAGTTAGGGGTTATTATCTGTCTTATCTCAAAAGAGTTAACTGTTGTGGTGTAACTACACATGTagtaaaacatacattttggtTCACCATATATATTTACTTAACCTGTTCACAAGCAGAACATTTATATGCAGAACTTTAGAAGTGAATATCATTTGTTATGCCACACAACTTTCATAACTCATTCCAAAATAGAGCAGAACTTGTGGACTCTCCAATATTACATTATTGTTACTCAATCAACTACAAATGTTGACAAAAGAAAGATACCACAGCTCCATACCAGCACTGTTAAGTTTAACTACTCAC is a window of Xiphophorus maculatus strain JP 163 A chromosome 21, X_maculatus-5.0-male, whole genome shotgun sequence DNA encoding:
- the insig1 gene encoding insulin-induced gene 1 protein: MSRRGGFCLNQTLKPSREQEQKCQMPRLEDHCWSCSCSPKAETKHSSGANWFASKAEEMMSIITAMLGSAYGSLHDVRTANLIRRGLVLFTVGAFLALVLNLLQIQRNVTLFPEEVMTTLLSSAWWIPPCCGTGAAVIGLLYPCLDSHLGEPHKFKREWASVMRCIAVFVGINHASVKLDFANNVQLSLTLAALSLGLWWTFDRSRSGFGLGITTAFLATVITQLLVYNGVYQYTSPDFLYVRSWLPCIFFSGGVTVGNIGRQLAMGGVEKPHMD